From the Solea senegalensis isolate Sse05_10M linkage group LG16, IFAPA_SoseM_1, whole genome shotgun sequence genome, one window contains:
- the gjb9a gene encoding gap junction protein beta 9a, with protein sequence MNWSGLESLLSGVNKYSTAFGRIWLSMVFVLRVLVFVVAAQRVWGDESKDFVCNTRQPGCTNICYDHIFPISHIRLWALQLIFVTCPSLMVTAHVKFREVKDRKYVELHQGSHLYANPGKKRGGLWWTYLLSLVFKATFDTAFLYILYRIYHGYDLPRLSKCSLEPCPNTVDCFISRPTEKKIFMLFMVISSALCIFMCICEMVYLVGKRFSKLFRVRHENQRLIFADQHELTELAPPRSQYRRTDPTLAESQLSLNRKEKVREGTTTTTL encoded by the exons ATGAACTGGTCAGGACTGGAGAGTCTGCTGAGTGGAGTTAACAAATACTCCACTGCCTTTGGGAGGATCTGGCTGTCCATGGTGTTTGTGCTGCGCGTGCTGGTGTTCGTGGTCGCAGCTCAGAGGGTTTGGGGAGACGAGAGCAAAGACTTTGTGTGCAACACCCGGCAG CCTGGCTGCACCAACATCTGCTATGACCACATCTTCCCCATCTCGCACATCCGTCTGTGGGCGCTGCAGCTGATCTTTGTCACCTGCCCGTCCCTGATGGTGACAGCTCATGTCAAATTCCGTGAGGTAAAGGACAGGAAATATGTGGAGCTTCACCAGGGCTCTCATCTGTATGCCAACCCAGGCAAGAAGAGAGGCGGGCTGTGGTGGACATATCTGCTGAGTTTGGTCTTCAAAGCCACATTCGACACAGCATTCCTCTATATTTTGTACAGAATATACCACGGATATGACCTGCCCAG actCTCCAAGTGTTCACTGGAACCATGTCCCAACACCGTCGACTGCTTCATTAGTCGTCCCACAGAGAAAAAGATCTTCATGCTGTTCATGGTGATATCCAGCGCTCTGTGCATCTTCATGTGCATCTGTGAGATGGTTTATCTCGTCGGCAAACGCTTCAGCAAATTGTTCAGAGTCCGACACGAGAACCAGAGACTCATATTTGCCGATCAACACGAGCTCACTGAACTAGCTCCACCGAGGTCCCAGTATCGGAGGACTGATCCAACGCTAGCAGAGAGTCAGCTGAGTTTGAACAGGAAGGAGAAGGTGCGAGAAGGCACTACGACGACAACACTGTAG